A single uncultured Acetobacterium sp. DNA region contains:
- a CDS encoding DUF362 domain-containing protein translates to MENKKSRVVIMGCESYDNELVYEKLKAAVELLGGIEQFVNNQERVLLKPNLLRGKNPDASITTHPAVFEAMIRLLKEAEINHLFYGDSPGFGSPAGAAKESGLAAIADKYEIPLKEFSHGQQMDFFLGIGTKKFDIAQGVLESDAIISLSKMKTHGLTRITGAIKNQFGCVYGLNKGMSHAHYPNVRSFSKMLVDLNRYLIPKLRLFVMDGIVAMEGNGPASGKPVPMKVLLVSDDPVALDATFARMINLDPTFVPTITYGEEMELGYWSEENIEIMGEPLEKFYKSDFDVVRLPVSEKEPSTLSFLKPIQDFIIQKPVVDKEKCIGCGICEKSCPVEKKAIRIVERKRRKYPLYFYNRCIRCYCCQEMCPVGAITVKTPMLGKLTIYKNK, encoded by the coding sequence ATGGAAAATAAAAAATCTCGTGTCGTTATTATGGGCTGTGAGTCTTATGATAATGAACTGGTTTATGAAAAATTAAAAGCCGCCGTTGAACTTCTAGGAGGAATTGAACAGTTTGTCAATAACCAGGAGAGAGTTTTACTCAAACCGAATTTGTTAAGAGGGAAAAATCCGGATGCCAGTATTACTACCCATCCGGCTGTTTTTGAGGCCATGATTCGATTATTAAAAGAGGCCGAGATCAATCATCTATTCTACGGAGATTCGCCTGGCTTTGGATCACCAGCAGGCGCCGCCAAAGAGAGCGGTCTGGCAGCGATTGCGGATAAGTATGAAATTCCATTAAAAGAATTCAGTCATGGCCAGCAAATGGATTTTTTCCTGGGAATTGGTACAAAGAAGTTTGATATCGCCCAGGGTGTGTTAGAGAGCGACGCCATTATCAGTTTGTCGAAAATGAAAACCCACGGTCTCACCCGGATCACGGGTGCGATCAAAAATCAGTTTGGCTGTGTCTATGGTTTAAACAAAGGAATGTCTCACGCACATTATCCGAATGTGAGAAGCTTTTCTAAGATGTTGGTCGATTTGAACCGTTATCTTATTCCCAAATTGAGACTTTTTGTGATGGACGGCATTGTTGCGATGGAGGGAAATGGTCCGGCATCCGGAAAACCGGTTCCGATGAAAGTCTTGCTAGTGTCAGATGATCCGGTGGCCTTGGATGCTACCTTTGCCAGAATGATTAACTTAGATCCGACCTTTGTCCCAACCATCACTTATGGCGAAGAAATGGAATTGGGTTATTGGTCTGAGGAAAACATTGAAATTATGGGAGAACCGCTGGAAAAATTTTATAAATCCGATTTTGATGTGGTGCGATTGCCAGTCAGTGAAAAAGAGCCATCAACACTTTCTTTTCTAAAACCGATTCAGGATTTTATTATTCAAAAACCGGTTGTGGATAAAGAAAAATGCATTGGCTGCGGTATTTGTGAAAAAAGCTGTCCGGTCGAGAAAAAAGCAATCCGGATCGTTGAACGAAAGCGTCGAAAATATCCCCTCTATTTCTATAATCGATGTATAAGGTGCTACTGTTGCCAGGAAATGTGTCCAGTTGGGGCAATTACAGTAAAAACCCCAATGCTTGGCAAATTAACGATTTATAAAAATAAATAA
- a CDS encoding DUF3169 family protein, with protein MKKQKPTLKFLSIITISAIFGGLLGGSLIHFEVVIYQSIINFQNFILRNNYFIQSIILGLCALIILIVFFSAKRKLKRLEQNDDAFFDQIDHQLGFLLPFISATMIGGLCLFGITVTNALNEPVLIGLILFMLNTAFTLIMTVLTIKLTKILYPEKKGNPLDFNFDKEWIKSCDEAEKFVIYKASYRCYQLMNFVYCGVMTLFLLISIVINIGVFPYLLIGFLWITQTLIYAKSANKLQHGQLDNVQ; from the coding sequence ATGAAAAAACAAAAACCAACTCTTAAATTTCTATCAATTATCACTATTTCAGCCATATTTGGAGGATTATTAGGCGGGAGCCTCATTCATTTTGAAGTTGTAATCTACCAAAGTATTATCAATTTTCAGAATTTTATTTTGAGAAATAATTATTTTATCCAATCCATTATTTTAGGGCTGTGTGCGCTAATTATATTAATTGTCTTTTTCTCTGCTAAACGCAAATTAAAACGGTTAGAACAAAATGATGATGCGTTTTTTGATCAAATTGATCATCAACTTGGATTTTTGCTGCCATTTATTTCAGCGACCATGATCGGTGGTTTGTGTCTATTTGGAATCACTGTTACCAATGCTTTAAATGAACCCGTTCTTATTGGCCTAATTCTCTTTATGCTCAATACTGCCTTTACCCTAATCATGACGGTTCTTACCATCAAGCTGACAAAAATTTTATACCCTGAGAAAAAAGGCAATCCACTCGATTTTAACTTTGATAAAGAATGGATTAAAAGCTGTGATGAAGCCGAAAAATTTGTGATTTACAAGGCTTCCTATCGTTGTTACCAGCTCATGAATTTTGTTTACTGCGGTGTCATGACCCTTTTTCTACTTATTTCAATTGTCATTAATATTGGCGTCTTTCCATATTTACTGATCGGATTTTTATGGATTACCCAAACCCTGATTTATGCAAAATCCGCCAACAAATTACAACATGGTCAATTGGACAATGTTCAATAA
- a CDS encoding NADH-quinone oxidoreductase subunit NuoF codes for MKVIIGSGSCGIAAGAHKVQTAFEAIIAEKGLNLSVEQTGCIGTCYLEPIVDVVDDAGNKVTFVNVTTDDARRIIDDYVIAQQELADLRISQEDLTMIGKQKRIVLRNSGIIDPEQIDDYLAVDGYVAARKCLTEMTPDAIIDIVKVAGLKGRGGAGFPTWFKWDAAKKSPGTTKYMVCNADEGDPGAFMDRSVLESDPHALIEGMLIGARAIGANEGIVYVRAEYPLAIVRLQKAIDQAREKGYLGNDIFGTGFAFDLRIKAGAGAFVCGEETALIASLEGERGMPRLKPPFPAQKGYWNKPTNINNVETFANVPWIFRNGGDAYAALGTRESKGTKVFALTGKVKKGGLVEIPMGLTLHDVIFDIGGGIKQDKAFKAVQMGGPSGGCIPASLLETQIDYAEITKTGAIMGSGGMVVMDETTCMVDMARFFLDFTCKESCGKCTYCRVGTTRMLEILNRITQGEGRDGDIELLEELCYKIKDGSLCGLGQTAPNPVLTTIKYFRNEYEDHIYNHKCTARSCKPLLTYTIDKEKCVGCGACKKNCPVEAITGEKKLVHEINQDICIKCGKCFTVCKFDSVIID; via the coding sequence ATGAAAGTGATTATCGGATCAGGCAGCTGCGGCATCGCCGCCGGCGCCCACAAGGTGCAGACCGCCTTTGAAGCCATCATCGCTGAAAAAGGTTTAAATCTTTCCGTCGAACAAACCGGCTGCATCGGCACCTGTTATCTGGAACCCATTGTTGACGTGGTTGACGATGCCGGCAACAAAGTTACCTTCGTGAACGTCACCACCGACGATGCCCGGCGGATCATTGACGATTACGTGATTGCCCAACAAGAACTGGCGGATTTACGGATCTCCCAGGAAGATCTCACGATGATCGGCAAACAGAAACGGATTGTTTTGCGCAACTCCGGGATCATCGATCCTGAGCAGATTGACGACTATCTGGCCGTTGATGGCTACGTCGCCGCCCGGAAATGCCTGACTGAAATGACCCCCGACGCGATTATCGACATTGTCAAAGTCGCCGGCTTAAAAGGACGGGGCGGCGCTGGTTTCCCGACCTGGTTCAAATGGGATGCCGCCAAAAAATCCCCCGGCACCACCAAATATATGGTCTGTAACGCCGATGAAGGCGACCCCGGGGCCTTTATGGACCGCTCTGTCCTCGAAAGTGATCCCCATGCCCTGATCGAAGGGATGTTAATCGGCGCCCGGGCCATCGGTGCCAACGAAGGCATCGTCTACGTCCGGGCCGAATACCCCCTGGCCATTGTCCGGCTCCAAAAAGCCATTGATCAGGCCCGGGAAAAAGGCTACCTCGGCAACGACATCTTCGGCACCGGATTCGCCTTTGATCTGCGGATCAAAGCCGGGGCCGGGGCCTTCGTCTGTGGCGAAGAAACCGCCCTGATCGCTTCATTAGAAGGGGAACGGGGGATGCCCCGGCTTAAACCACCCTTCCCGGCCCAGAAAGGCTACTGGAATAAACCTACCAACATCAACAACGTCGAAACTTTCGCCAACGTCCCCTGGATCTTCCGTAACGGCGGCGACGCCTATGCTGCCCTGGGTACCCGGGAAAGTAAAGGCACCAAAGTCTTTGCCTTAACCGGCAAGGTCAAAAAAGGCGGCCTGGTCGAGATCCCCATGGGTCTGACCTTACACGATGTTATTTTTGACATCGGCGGTGGGATTAAGCAGGACAAAGCCTTTAAAGCCGTGCAAATGGGCGGGCCTTCCGGTGGTTGTATCCCGGCCAGTCTGCTTGAAACCCAAATTGACTACGCCGAAATCACCAAAACCGGCGCCATTATGGGTTCCGGCGGGATGGTTGTCATGGACGAAACTACCTGTATGGTCGACATGGCCCGGTTCTTCCTCGACTTCACCTGTAAAGAATCCTGCGGCAAATGTACCTACTGTCGCGTCGGTACCACCCGGATGCTCGAAATCCTCAACCGGATCACCCAGGGCGAAGGCCGGGACGGCGACATCGAACTATTAGAGGAACTTTGCTACAAGATCAAAGACGGTTCCCTGTGCGGCCTCGGTCAGACTGCCCCCAACCCGGTGCTGACCACCATCAAATATTTCCGAAACGAATATGAAGATCATATTTACAATCATAAATGTACCGCCAGAAGCTGTAAACCGCTGCTGACCTACACCATTGACAAAGAAAAATGCGTCGGTTGCGGCGCCTGTAAGAAGAATTGTCCCGTTGAAGCCATTACCGGCGAAAAGAAGCTAGTCCATGAAATCAATCAGGACATCTGCATCAAGTGCGGTAAATGCTTCACCGTCTGTAAATTTGATTCCGTCATCATTGACTAG
- a CDS encoding molybdopterin-dependent oxidoreductase, producing MKKFKLNIDGKEVTGIPGQTILELARENAIDIPTLCYDDRLEIYGSCGLCVVEVQGIPKILKACATEISDNMVVSTRTPRVIESRKTNLELLLSKHIGDCVAPCKRACPGTTDCQGYVGLIANGEFEEALKLIKEQLPLPGAIGRVCPHPCEDACRRGDVDQPIAIAWLKRFAADFDMTHEMFMPEIKPATGKSIGIIGGGPGGLTAAYYLIQSGHAVTIYDAMPKMGGMLRYGIPEYRLPKGVVDEEVGLIEDMGVVFNNNTRIGVDLPFDTIRKNHDAVYVALGAWTSSGLRCDGIDAKGVIGGIELLQQVANNEPITLGEKVAIVGGGNTAMDACRTALRLGAKEVYNIYRRTKAEMPAEAIEISEAEEEGVIFKNLTNPIEVIKGEDGQIVKIRLQKMALGEPDASGRRSPVPIEGEEEILDIDTLILAIGQGINPNGIGTAKTEENGDDNRLALTKWNTVLADEQTFRTNLDGVFAGGDCINSGASIVIKAVGDAKKAVPFIESYLNGETIAYHEPYFVIREAVDQDYLESIKKNKRPAMTHLTPDARNDNFLEVVEGYNPLQAVEEGKRCLECGCQDYFECKLIAYANEYNVKPERFKGKNPEAKIQDDHPFVIRDNSKCITCGLCVRVCDEIVGAEALGLVDRGFETIVEPALRQPLKDTGCVSCGMCISVCPTGALREGLTGIKQIPMNTDKTESTCGYCSAGCQIVIESKGDTIIKAIPQKNHQDINQGVMCGRGRFGTNLVQWGDRITTPLIRNKQGELEEATWYDALVTIAKKSQSIAARYGADAVKMGISPKYTNEEIYTFTKLAEVLRAETFSFSNRSHGETDVLINTPGITDMNAIVTADTILVLGMLPVNNPIVKYKLSLASKNGANIFVINHLESGYDHIADEFITECDDLEFLGEITKYVLENSNSKADLKNLDVLTASLADFDICDEAQIIGEGLINAKNLVIVLGDKYITAEASALVGDILGLLGKTDGKRSGIFRVAVKNNSIGLNALGVIKTPEVLTVAKALLLFGEDPNADLSGYEFLMVQDTHLTQAAEKADVVLPALAFPEVNGTFVNTEGRLLKVKKAVSNSLELNNLKMAQAIADILSTDLGSACPGKILKAIGETNDAFRNVGVGEILSYQKTDSAEIALKPYTEGRLFTEIPYTDYLMNEIQGELNKVIKH from the coding sequence ATGAAAAAATTTAAACTAAACATCGATGGAAAAGAAGTCACCGGCATTCCCGGACAAACCATTTTAGAGCTCGCCCGGGAAAACGCAATTGATATTCCCACCCTGTGCTATGACGACCGTCTGGAGATCTATGGCTCCTGCGGCCTCTGTGTGGTGGAGGTACAAGGGATTCCCAAGATCCTAAAAGCCTGTGCCACCGAAATCAGCGACAACATGGTGGTCAGCACCCGGACCCCCCGGGTGATCGAATCCCGGAAAACCAATCTGGAGCTGCTGCTTTCCAAACACATCGGCGATTGTGTCGCTCCCTGTAAACGGGCCTGTCCCGGCACCACCGACTGCCAGGGCTACGTCGGCTTAATCGCCAACGGCGAATTCGAAGAAGCCCTGAAGCTGATCAAAGAACAACTGCCCCTGCCCGGGGCCATTGGCCGGGTCTGTCCCCATCCCTGTGAAGATGCCTGCCGTCGCGGCGACGTCGATCAGCCCATCGCCATCGCCTGGCTCAAACGCTTTGCGGCCGACTTTGATATGACCCATGAGATGTTTATGCCGGAAATCAAACCAGCCACCGGTAAATCCATCGGCATCATCGGTGGTGGTCCCGGCGGCCTCACCGCCGCCTACTACCTGATCCAGTCCGGCCATGCCGTCACCATTTATGACGCCATGCCCAAAATGGGCGGGATGCTCCGCTATGGCATTCCCGAATACCGCTTACCCAAAGGGGTCGTTGACGAAGAAGTGGGACTGATCGAGGACATGGGGGTGGTCTTTAACAACAACACCCGCATCGGCGTCGATCTTCCCTTTGACACCATCCGCAAAAATCATGATGCCGTCTATGTCGCCTTGGGCGCCTGGACCAGCTCCGGGCTGCGCTGCGACGGCATTGATGCCAAGGGCGTTATCGGCGGGATTGAACTGCTGCAGCAGGTAGCCAATAACGAACCGATTACCCTTGGCGAAAAGGTCGCCATTGTCGGCGGCGGCAACACCGCCATGGATGCCTGCCGCACCGCCCTAAGACTCGGCGCCAAAGAAGTTTATAACATCTATCGACGAACTAAAGCCGAAATGCCCGCCGAGGCAATCGAAATCAGCGAAGCCGAAGAAGAAGGGGTGATCTTTAAAAACCTGACCAACCCCATTGAAGTCATTAAAGGCGAAGACGGCCAGATCGTTAAAATCCGACTCCAAAAAATGGCTCTCGGCGAACCCGATGCCAGTGGACGCCGCAGCCCGGTTCCGATTGAGGGCGAAGAAGAGATCCTTGACATCGACACCCTGATTCTGGCCATTGGCCAGGGGATTAACCCGAACGGGATTGGGACAGCGAAAACAGAAGAAAACGGTGATGACAACCGCCTGGCCCTGACCAAATGGAATACCGTGCTGGCCGATGAACAGACCTTCCGGACCAATCTCGACGGCGTGTTTGCCGGTGGCGACTGCATCAACAGCGGTGCCTCTATTGTGATTAAAGCCGTTGGCGATGCCAAAAAAGCCGTACCTTTTATCGAAAGCTACTTAAACGGCGAAACCATTGCCTACCACGAACCCTACTTTGTTATCCGGGAAGCCGTTGATCAGGATTATCTGGAAAGCATCAAGAAAAACAAACGGCCCGCAATGACCCATTTAACCCCAGATGCCCGTAACGATAACTTCCTGGAAGTGGTCGAAGGCTATAACCCCTTACAGGCCGTCGAAGAAGGGAAACGCTGCCTCGAATGCGGCTGTCAGGATTACTTTGAGTGTAAACTGATCGCCTATGCCAACGAATATAATGTTAAACCCGAACGGTTCAAGGGTAAAAACCCGGAAGCCAAAATTCAGGATGACCATCCTTTTGTCATCCGGGACAACAGTAAGTGCATCACCTGCGGCCTCTGTGTCCGGGTCTGTGACGAAATCGTCGGCGCCGAGGCCCTTGGCCTTGTTGACCGGGGCTTTGAAACCATTGTCGAACCGGCGCTGAGACAGCCGCTCAAAGATACCGGCTGCGTCAGCTGCGGTATGTGCATCTCGGTCTGTCCCACCGGTGCTCTAAGAGAAGGCCTCACCGGGATTAAACAGATCCCCATGAATACCGACAAAACCGAATCCACCTGCGGCTATTGTTCCGCCGGTTGTCAGATTGTCATTGAATCCAAGGGCGATACCATCATTAAAGCGATCCCGCAGAAAAATCACCAGGACATCAATCAGGGGGTCATGTGCGGTCGTGGCCGCTTCGGTACCAATCTGGTCCAGTGGGGCGATCGCATCACCACGCCGTTGATCCGAAATAAACAAGGTGAGCTGGAGGAAGCCACCTGGTACGATGCCCTGGTGACGATTGCCAAAAAATCCCAGAGCATTGCCGCCCGCTATGGCGCTGATGCCGTGAAGATGGGCATTTCACCCAAGTATACCAATGAGGAAATCTATACCTTCACAAAGTTGGCCGAGGTGCTCCGGGCTGAGACCTTTAGCTTCAGTAACCGCAGTCACGGTGAAACCGATGTGCTTATCAATACACCGGGGATCACTGACATGAACGCCATTGTTACTGCCGATACTATTCTGGTTCTCGGCATGCTGCCGGTGAACAATCCGATTGTCAAGTATAAGCTGTCCCTGGCATCAAAAAATGGTGCCAACATCTTTGTCATCAATCATCTCGAAAGCGGTTATGACCACATCGCTGATGAATTTATCACCGAATGTGATGATCTGGAGTTCTTGGGCGAAATCACCAAATATGTCCTGGAGAACAGCAACTCCAAAGCGGATTTGAAGAATCTGGACGTCTTAACCGCATCACTGGCTGACTTTGACATCTGTGATGAAGCTCAGATCATTGGTGAAGGACTGATCAATGCTAAAAACCTGGTTATCGTACTGGGCGACAAGTATATCACGGCTGAAGCTTCAGCTCTGGTGGGCGACATCCTCGGACTGCTGGGCAAAACAGACGGCAAACGTAGCGGCATTTTCAGAGTGGCTGTTAAGAACAACAGCATCGGACTGAATGCTCTGGGCGTTATCAAAACTCCAGAAGTTCTAACGGTTGCCAAAGCGCTGCTGCTCTTTGGTGAAGATCCTAATGCCGATTTAAGCGGGTATGAATTCCTGATGGTCCAGGATACCCACCTGACCCAGGCGGCCGAAAAAGCCGACGTGGTGCTACCGGCGCTGGCCTTCCCAGAAGTGAACGGGACCTTTGTGAATACCGAAGGACGATTGTTGAAGGTTAAAAAAGCCGTAAGTAACTCGCTGGAACTCAATAATCTGAAAATGGCTCAAGCCATTGCGGATATCCTCTCAACTGATCTGGGATCAGCCTGTCCGGGAAAAATTTTAAAAGCAATTGGGGAAACCAATGATGCATTTAGAAATGTCGGAGTTGGCGAAATTCTCAGTTACCAGAAAACTGATTCAGCCGAGATTGCGCTCAAACCATATACCGAAGGACGTCTTTTCACTGAGATTCCCTATACGGATTATCTGATGAATGAGATTCAAGGGGAATTAAATAAGGTCATTAAACATTAA
- the ilvN gene encoding acetolactate synthase small subunit: protein MEKKTCLSLLVENNFGVLSRISGLFARRGYNIDSLTVGTTENAELSRITITVTGDDQILTQIKKQLNKLIDVITVIELKPDESIIRELVFIKVKADDTTRSQIVEIANMFRANIVDVARESLVIEITGTRYKIEGFFEMVEPYGILEFVRSGDTGLQRGAKILSH from the coding sequence ATGGAAAAAAAAACCTGTTTATCTTTATTGGTAGAAAATAATTTTGGGGTACTAAGTCGCATTTCTGGGCTTTTTGCCAGACGTGGTTATAATATTGACAGTCTTACTGTGGGAACAACTGAAAATGCAGAGCTTTCACGGATTACTATCACTGTCACAGGTGATGATCAAATTCTGACTCAGATAAAAAAACAGCTGAACAAACTGATTGATGTCATTACAGTAATTGAGCTGAAACCGGACGAATCAATTATTAGAGAATTGGTGTTTATTAAGGTGAAAGCCGATGATACAACCCGATCTCAGATCGTCGAAATTGCTAATATGTTCCGGGCCAATATTGTTGATGTGGCCAGAGAGAGTCTCGTTATCGAAATTACCGGAACCCGTTATAAAATCGAAGGCTTCTTTGAAATGGTTGAACCCTATGGCATTTTAGAGTTTGTTCGATCAGGAGATACCGGCTTACAACGGGGAGCAAAGATTTTATCCCATTAA
- the ilvB gene encoding biosynthetic-type acetolactate synthase large subunit: protein MIPLLASKLILKCLERENVEFVFGYPGGALLPLYEAFRTSPIKHILVRNEQTAPHYASGYARESGRVGVCLATSGPGATNLVTGIATAYLDSIPIVAITGQVDRALIGTDAFQEADITGATAPFTKHSYLVQDAADIPRIIREAFHIASTGRPGPVLIDIPRDVQLENVKTGLTYDKVDILGYKPNQSGHSGQVKRAIKKIKEADKPVIYAGGGVVLGHAEKELLAFAEKNNIPVITSLMGIGAFPEDHPLYCGIVGSHGYTYSNVVMNGADLIINIGARMSNRATSKLTSFENNTEFVHIDIDPAEIGKNMETSIPIVGDAKTVLTDLLQKDTLKDRASWLAEIDKIKEVNPLVYDADPPCSDLINPKVLFRSMSEITSDNATVVADVGLNQIWSALYYHIIKDRKYFTSGGLGTMGYSIPAAAGASFATLDQPKQIFIVCGDGSFQMSMGELGVIAEHQLNVNIILITNTKLGMVRQLQFDNYGKGHYSGTDINFDIDFMKLAEAYGIKSYKVDKNDDFNKVLPEAIKHQGPTLIQCQVHPDFIRI, encoded by the coding sequence GTGATTCCACTGTTAGCATCAAAATTAATTTTAAAATGTCTCGAACGAGAAAATGTTGAGTTTGTGTTTGGTTATCCGGGAGGTGCTTTACTACCCCTCTATGAAGCATTTAGAACATCTCCGATTAAACATATTTTAGTGCGAAACGAGCAGACAGCACCGCATTATGCGAGTGGATATGCCAGAGAATCGGGACGTGTTGGCGTATGTTTGGCAACATCGGGACCCGGAGCAACCAATCTGGTAACCGGTATTGCAACCGCTTACCTTGATTCAATTCCAATCGTTGCCATTACTGGCCAGGTGGATCGGGCTTTGATTGGGACGGATGCCTTTCAAGAGGCTGATATTACCGGAGCAACCGCTCCCTTTACCAAGCATAGTTATCTTGTCCAGGATGCAGCGGACATTCCAAGAATCATCAGAGAGGCCTTTCATATAGCTTCGACGGGTCGACCGGGACCCGTGCTGATTGATATCCCCAGAGATGTCCAATTGGAAAATGTCAAAACTGGACTGACTTATGATAAGGTCGATATTTTAGGATATAAACCTAATCAAAGCGGCCATAGTGGCCAGGTCAAAAGAGCCATTAAAAAAATTAAAGAAGCCGATAAACCGGTTATTTACGCTGGCGGTGGGGTTGTCTTAGGTCACGCTGAAAAAGAACTGCTGGCATTTGCCGAAAAAAACAATATCCCGGTGATTACATCACTGATGGGTATCGGTGCTTTTCCTGAAGACCACCCGCTCTATTGCGGCATTGTTGGCAGTCATGGCTATACATATTCAAACGTGGTGATGAATGGGGCTGATTTGATTATCAATATTGGCGCGCGGATGTCGAATCGGGCAACTTCAAAACTCACGAGCTTTGAAAACAATACGGAATTCGTTCATATTGATATTGATCCAGCCGAAATCGGTAAAAATATGGAGACAAGTATTCCCATCGTTGGGGACGCAAAAACAGTTTTAACCGATTTGTTACAAAAGGATACTTTAAAAGATCGTGCGTCTTGGCTGGCTGAAATAGACAAAATCAAGGAAGTAAATCCGCTGGTTTATGATGCTGATCCACCCTGCAGTGATTTAATTAATCCTAAGGTATTGTTCCGTTCCATGTCCGAAATCACATCAGATAATGCCACTGTTGTGGCTGATGTTGGTTTAAACCAAATTTGGTCGGCGCTCTATTATCACATCATCAAAGATCGAAAATATTTTACATCGGGTGGCTTGGGTACCATGGGCTACAGCATTCCTGCTGCAGCCGGGGCAAGCTTTGCCACTTTAGATCAACCCAAACAGATATTCATTGTCTGCGGCGATGGCAGTTTTCAGATGAGTATGGGAGAATTGGGTGTAATTGCCGAGCACCAATTGAATGTAAATATTATTCTAATTACCAATACCAAGCTGGGAATGGTAAGACAATTGCAATTTGATAATTATGGAAAAGGTCATTACAGCGGTACCGATATTAATTTTGACATTGATTTTATGAAATTGGCTGAAGCTTATGGTATAAAAAGCTATAAGGTCGATAAAAACGATGACTTTAACAAGGTTTTACCTGAGGCTATTAAACATCAGGGTCCAACTTTGATACAATGTCAGGTTCATCCAGATTTCATAAGGATTTAG
- a CDS encoding helix-turn-helix transcriptional regulator, protein MGLENRLKQYRARDNLNQSDLGKLVGASRQTISLIERGDYSPSVILALKIAQVFRTTVEELFLYEEE, encoded by the coding sequence GTGGGACTGGAAAACCGTTTAAAACAATATCGCGCCCGAGACAATCTGAATCAGTCAGATTTGGGAAAATTGGTCGGGGCCTCCCGACAAACAATCAGTCTGATTGAACGGGGTGATTATTCACCATCAGTTATTTTGGCTCTAAAAATCGCTCAAGTTTTTAGAACAACCGTTGAAGAATTGTTTTTATATGAAGAGGAGTAA
- the nuoE gene encoding NADH-quinone oxidoreductase subunit NuoE, whose product MSQETHEHQHEPGCGCGCHGDQPNPFVELSPVLDHYADIPGSLITILQKAQERYGFLSVELMRHIAQETHTAIARVYGVATFYTQFRFKPVGKHLIMLCQGTACHVNGSKQVEEAVMDYLDITEGETTPDGLFTLNNVACLGCCSLSPVMMINDDTYGQLTRDKVINILAELKEKAGDEGIDSETSAQEVTA is encoded by the coding sequence ATGAGTCAAGAAACACATGAACATCAGCACGAACCCGGCTGTGGCTGTGGTTGTCATGGGGATCAGCCCAACCCCTTTGTGGAACTTTCCCCGGTGCTGGATCACTACGCCGACATCCCCGGAAGTCTGATCACAATCCTCCAGAAAGCCCAGGAGCGCTACGGCTTTTTATCGGTGGAGCTGATGCGCCATATTGCACAGGAAACCCACACCGCCATTGCCAGAGTTTACGGGGTTGCCACCTTCTACACCCAGTTCCGCTTTAAACCGGTGGGGAAACACCTGATCATGCTCTGCCAGGGTACCGCCTGTCACGTCAATGGCTCCAAACAAGTCGAAGAAGCCGTGATGGACTACCTCGATATCACCGAAGGTGAAACCACCCCCGATGGGCTGTTCACCCTGAACAACGTCGCCTGTCTGGGCTGCTGCAGCTTATCGCCGGTGATGATGATCAACGACGATACCTACGGCCAGCTGACCCGCGACAAGGTTATCAATATCCTAGCCGAATTAAAAGAAAAGGCCGGTGATGAAGGGATAGATTCAGAGACCAGTGCTCAGGAGGTAACCGCATGA